A single genomic interval of Electrophorus electricus isolate fEleEle1 chromosome 2, fEleEle1.pri, whole genome shotgun sequence harbors:
- the adpgk gene encoding ADP-dependent glucokinase isoform X3: MWRKAAVMAVLALAVLLSTQLEANVPSLEEAISRAWDSLITAPTRQWGRIAVGVNACIDVVVSGVGLLQALAVDPGTSRDHDVLHSKEDVKETFIHYMERGAAAERFFSDKEGFQRIARAAAEYPGAQLYVGGNAALIGQKLASNPHLVVLLCGPVGPKLHELLDEQIVVPPESLQETDEYHLILEYKAGEQWGLSQAPQANRFIFSHDVSNGGMSTLETFVASLEEFQPGLVVLSGLHMMEGMGRTLWEERLREAVAAISDVRNEVPIHLELASMTDRDYMSSIMKEQVMPIVNSIGLNEQELLFLSQAGGGPHSSLAAWDGIPDVGRVTDILLWVLEQHGRADPESEADLTRIHFHTLAYHILATVDGHWVNQQSAVAAGARVASSQACGLQAVDVSKVALKAPQSFYSSFSEPRESLVLNPSSPVTVWRRGNVSFYLTPVLVCKQPLRTVGLGDAISAEGLIYSEIAPQ; encoded by the exons ATGTGGAGGAAGGCTGCTGTGATGGCTGTGCTAGCTCTTGCA GTGCTGCTCTCCACGCAGCTTGAAGCCAATGTTCCTTCCCTTGAAGAAGCCATCTCCAGAGCATGGGATTCCCTCATCACTGCTCCTACCAGACAGTGGGGTCGAATAGCAGTTGG GGTAAATGCCTGTATTGATGTGGTAGTGTCAGGAGTGGGGTTACTCCAGGCTTTGGCTGTTGATCCAGGAACCAGCAGAGACCATGATGTACTACATTCCAAAGAGGATGTAAAAGAGACCTTCATTCACTACATGGAGAGAGGGGCGGCTGCGGAGCGTTTCTTTTCAGATAAAGAAGGCTTTCAAAGGATTGCACGAGCTGCTGCTGAATACCCCGGTGCTCAG CTGTATGTTGGAGGAAATGCTGCTCTGATTGGACAGAAACTTGCTTCTAACCCCCATCTGGTG GTCCTCTTGTGTGGCCCTGTTGGGCCAAAGCTACATGAGTTACTGGATGAGCAGATAGTAGTTCCACCAGAATCACTGCAGGAGACTGATGAATACCACCTTATCCTGGAGTACAAGGCAG GGGAGCAGTGGGGCTTGAGCCAGGCCCCTCAGGCCAACCGCTTCATCTTCTCCCATGATGTGTCCAATGGAGGGATGAGCACCCTGGAGACGTTTGTGGCCAGTCTGGAGGAATTCCAGCCTGGACTAGTGGTTCTGTCTGGACTCCACATGATGGAAGGCATGGGGCGCACGCTGTGGGAGGAGCGACTCAGAGAG GCAGTAGCTGCCATCTCAGATGTCCGTAATGAGGTGCCCATCCACCTAGAGCTGGCCAGCATGACTGATAGAGATTACATGAGCAGCATCATGAAGGAG CAGGTCATGCCCATCGTCAATTCCATTGGACTGAATGAACAAGAGCTGCTATTCCTGTCCCAGGCTGGAGGAGGCCCTCACTCCAGCCTTGCTGCCTGGGATGGCATACCTGACGTGGGCCGTGTTACTGACATCCTCCTTTGGGTCCTGGAGCAGCATGGCAGGGCAGACCCGGAATCTGAGGCCGACCTGACCCGGATACACTTCCACACCTTGGCCTACCACATCCTGGCCACTGTGGACGGGCACTGGGTGAATCAGCAGTCAGCAGTGGCAGCCGGGGCACGAGTAGCCAGCAGTCAGGCATGCGGCCTGCAGGCCGTGGATGTTAGCAAGGTAGCGCTCAAGGCACCTCAGAGCTTCTATAGCTCTTTCTCAGAGCCTAGAGAGAGCCTGGTATTGAACCCATCCAGCCCAGTTACTGTGTGGCGAAGGGGCAACGTGTCCTTTTATCTTACTCCAGTACTGGTATGCAAGCAGCCACTCCGGACAGTAGGACTTGGGGACGCTATCTCAGCAGAGGGACTGATATATTCTGAGATCGCACCCCAGTAG
- the adpgk gene encoding ADP-dependent glucokinase isoform X4: MWRKAAVMAVLALAVGYLYHTDPDLPQCVLRFVTQSIPQVLLSTQLEANVPSLEEAISRAWDSLITAPTRQWGRIAVGVNACIDVVVSGVGLLQALAVDPGTSRDHDVLHSKEDVKETFIHYMERGAAAERFFSDKEGFQRIARAAAEYPGAQLYVGGNAALIGQKLASNPHLVVLLCGPVGPKLHELLDEQIVVPPESLQETDEYHLILEYKAGEQWGLSQAPQANRFIFSHDVSNGGMSTLETFVASLEEFQPGLVVLSGLHMMEGMGRTLWEERLREQVMPIVNSIGLNEQELLFLSQAGGGPHSSLAAWDGIPDVGRVTDILLWVLEQHGRADPESEADLTRIHFHTLAYHILATVDGHWVNQQSAVAAGARVASSQACGLQAVDVSKVALKAPQSFYSSFSEPRESLVLNPSSPVTVWRRGNVSFYLTPVLVCKQPLRTVGLGDAISAEGLIYSEIAPQ, from the exons ATGTGGAGGAAGGCTGCTGTGATGGCTGTGCTAGCTCTTGCAGTGGGGTACCTCTATCATACAGATCCAGACCTACCACAGTGTGTGTTAAGGTTCGTCACCCAGTCCATTCCTCAGGTGCTGCTCTCCACGCAGCTTGAAGCCAATGTTCCTTCCCTTGAAGAAGCCATCTCCAGAGCATGGGATTCCCTCATCACTGCTCCTACCAGACAGTGGGGTCGAATAGCAGTTGG GGTAAATGCCTGTATTGATGTGGTAGTGTCAGGAGTGGGGTTACTCCAGGCTTTGGCTGTTGATCCAGGAACCAGCAGAGACCATGATGTACTACATTCCAAAGAGGATGTAAAAGAGACCTTCATTCACTACATGGAGAGAGGGGCGGCTGCGGAGCGTTTCTTTTCAGATAAAGAAGGCTTTCAAAGGATTGCACGAGCTGCTGCTGAATACCCCGGTGCTCAG CTGTATGTTGGAGGAAATGCTGCTCTGATTGGACAGAAACTTGCTTCTAACCCCCATCTGGTG GTCCTCTTGTGTGGCCCTGTTGGGCCAAAGCTACATGAGTTACTGGATGAGCAGATAGTAGTTCCACCAGAATCACTGCAGGAGACTGATGAATACCACCTTATCCTGGAGTACAAGGCAG GGGAGCAGTGGGGCTTGAGCCAGGCCCCTCAGGCCAACCGCTTCATCTTCTCCCATGATGTGTCCAATGGAGGGATGAGCACCCTGGAGACGTTTGTGGCCAGTCTGGAGGAATTCCAGCCTGGACTAGTGGTTCTGTCTGGACTCCACATGATGGAAGGCATGGGGCGCACGCTGTGGGAGGAGCGACTCAGAGAG CAGGTCATGCCCATCGTCAATTCCATTGGACTGAATGAACAAGAGCTGCTATTCCTGTCCCAGGCTGGAGGAGGCCCTCACTCCAGCCTTGCTGCCTGGGATGGCATACCTGACGTGGGCCGTGTTACTGACATCCTCCTTTGGGTCCTGGAGCAGCATGGCAGGGCAGACCCGGAATCTGAGGCCGACCTGACCCGGATACACTTCCACACCTTGGCCTACCACATCCTGGCCACTGTGGACGGGCACTGGGTGAATCAGCAGTCAGCAGTGGCAGCCGGGGCACGAGTAGCCAGCAGTCAGGCATGCGGCCTGCAGGCCGTGGATGTTAGCAAGGTAGCGCTCAAGGCACCTCAGAGCTTCTATAGCTCTTTCTCAGAGCCTAGAGAGAGCCTGGTATTGAACCCATCCAGCCCAGTTACTGTGTGGCGAAGGGGCAACGTGTCCTTTTATCTTACTCCAGTACTGGTATGCAAGCAGCCACTCCGGACAGTAGGACTTGGGGACGCTATCTCAGCAGAGGGACTGATATATTCTGAGATCGCACCCCAGTAG
- the adpgk gene encoding ADP-dependent glucokinase isoform X1 — MWRKAAVMAVLALAVGYLYHTDPDLPQCVLRFVTQSIPQVLLSTQLEANVPSLEEAISRAWDSLITAPTRQWGRIAVGVNACIDVVVSGVGLLQALAVDPGTSRDHDVLHSKEDVKETFIHYMERGAAAERFFSDKEGFQRIARAAAEYPGAQLYVGGNAALIGQKLASNPHLVVLLCGPVGPKLHELLDEQIVVPPESLQETDEYHLILEYKAGEQWGLSQAPQANRFIFSHDVSNGGMSTLETFVASLEEFQPGLVVLSGLHMMEGMGRTLWEERLREAVAAISDVRNEVPIHLELASMTDRDYMSSIMKEQVMPIVNSIGLNEQELLFLSQAGGGPHSSLAAWDGIPDVGRVTDILLWVLEQHGRADPESEADLTRIHFHTLAYHILATVDGHWVNQQSAVAAGARVASSQACGLQAVDVSKVALKAPQSFYSSFSEPRESLVLNPSSPVTVWRRGNVSFYLTPVLVCKQPLRTVGLGDAISAEGLIYSEIAPQ; from the exons ATGTGGAGGAAGGCTGCTGTGATGGCTGTGCTAGCTCTTGCAGTGGGGTACCTCTATCATACAGATCCAGACCTACCACAGTGTGTGTTAAGGTTCGTCACCCAGTCCATTCCTCAGGTGCTGCTCTCCACGCAGCTTGAAGCCAATGTTCCTTCCCTTGAAGAAGCCATCTCCAGAGCATGGGATTCCCTCATCACTGCTCCTACCAGACAGTGGGGTCGAATAGCAGTTGG GGTAAATGCCTGTATTGATGTGGTAGTGTCAGGAGTGGGGTTACTCCAGGCTTTGGCTGTTGATCCAGGAACCAGCAGAGACCATGATGTACTACATTCCAAAGAGGATGTAAAAGAGACCTTCATTCACTACATGGAGAGAGGGGCGGCTGCGGAGCGTTTCTTTTCAGATAAAGAAGGCTTTCAAAGGATTGCACGAGCTGCTGCTGAATACCCCGGTGCTCAG CTGTATGTTGGAGGAAATGCTGCTCTGATTGGACAGAAACTTGCTTCTAACCCCCATCTGGTG GTCCTCTTGTGTGGCCCTGTTGGGCCAAAGCTACATGAGTTACTGGATGAGCAGATAGTAGTTCCACCAGAATCACTGCAGGAGACTGATGAATACCACCTTATCCTGGAGTACAAGGCAG GGGAGCAGTGGGGCTTGAGCCAGGCCCCTCAGGCCAACCGCTTCATCTTCTCCCATGATGTGTCCAATGGAGGGATGAGCACCCTGGAGACGTTTGTGGCCAGTCTGGAGGAATTCCAGCCTGGACTAGTGGTTCTGTCTGGACTCCACATGATGGAAGGCATGGGGCGCACGCTGTGGGAGGAGCGACTCAGAGAG GCAGTAGCTGCCATCTCAGATGTCCGTAATGAGGTGCCCATCCACCTAGAGCTGGCCAGCATGACTGATAGAGATTACATGAGCAGCATCATGAAGGAG CAGGTCATGCCCATCGTCAATTCCATTGGACTGAATGAACAAGAGCTGCTATTCCTGTCCCAGGCTGGAGGAGGCCCTCACTCCAGCCTTGCTGCCTGGGATGGCATACCTGACGTGGGCCGTGTTACTGACATCCTCCTTTGGGTCCTGGAGCAGCATGGCAGGGCAGACCCGGAATCTGAGGCCGACCTGACCCGGATACACTTCCACACCTTGGCCTACCACATCCTGGCCACTGTGGACGGGCACTGGGTGAATCAGCAGTCAGCAGTGGCAGCCGGGGCACGAGTAGCCAGCAGTCAGGCATGCGGCCTGCAGGCCGTGGATGTTAGCAAGGTAGCGCTCAAGGCACCTCAGAGCTTCTATAGCTCTTTCTCAGAGCCTAGAGAGAGCCTGGTATTGAACCCATCCAGCCCAGTTACTGTGTGGCGAAGGGGCAACGTGTCCTTTTATCTTACTCCAGTACTGGTATGCAAGCAGCCACTCCGGACAGTAGGACTTGGGGACGCTATCTCAGCAGAGGGACTGATATATTCTGAGATCGCACCCCAGTAG
- the adpgk gene encoding ADP-dependent glucokinase isoform X2, with protein sequence MWRKAAVMAVLALAVGYLYHTDPDLPQCVLRFVTQSIPQVLLSTQLEANVPSLEEAISRAWDSLITAPTRQWGRIAVGVNACIDVVVSGVGLLQALAVDPGTSRDHDVLHSKEDVKETFIHYMERGAAAERFFSDKEGFQRIARAAAEYPGAQLYVGGNAALIGQKLASNPHLVVLLCGPVGPKLHELLDEQIVVPPESLQETDEYHLILEYKAGEQWGLSQAPQANRFIFSHDVSNGGMSTLETFVASLEEFQPGLVVLSGLHMMEGMGRTLWEERLREAVAAISDVRNEVPIHLELASMTDRDYMSSIMKEVMPIVNSIGLNEQELLFLSQAGGGPHSSLAAWDGIPDVGRVTDILLWVLEQHGRADPESEADLTRIHFHTLAYHILATVDGHWVNQQSAVAAGARVASSQACGLQAVDVSKVALKAPQSFYSSFSEPRESLVLNPSSPVTVWRRGNVSFYLTPVLVCKQPLRTVGLGDAISAEGLIYSEIAPQ encoded by the exons ATGTGGAGGAAGGCTGCTGTGATGGCTGTGCTAGCTCTTGCAGTGGGGTACCTCTATCATACAGATCCAGACCTACCACAGTGTGTGTTAAGGTTCGTCACCCAGTCCATTCCTCAGGTGCTGCTCTCCACGCAGCTTGAAGCCAATGTTCCTTCCCTTGAAGAAGCCATCTCCAGAGCATGGGATTCCCTCATCACTGCTCCTACCAGACAGTGGGGTCGAATAGCAGTTGG GGTAAATGCCTGTATTGATGTGGTAGTGTCAGGAGTGGGGTTACTCCAGGCTTTGGCTGTTGATCCAGGAACCAGCAGAGACCATGATGTACTACATTCCAAAGAGGATGTAAAAGAGACCTTCATTCACTACATGGAGAGAGGGGCGGCTGCGGAGCGTTTCTTTTCAGATAAAGAAGGCTTTCAAAGGATTGCACGAGCTGCTGCTGAATACCCCGGTGCTCAG CTGTATGTTGGAGGAAATGCTGCTCTGATTGGACAGAAACTTGCTTCTAACCCCCATCTGGTG GTCCTCTTGTGTGGCCCTGTTGGGCCAAAGCTACATGAGTTACTGGATGAGCAGATAGTAGTTCCACCAGAATCACTGCAGGAGACTGATGAATACCACCTTATCCTGGAGTACAAGGCAG GGGAGCAGTGGGGCTTGAGCCAGGCCCCTCAGGCCAACCGCTTCATCTTCTCCCATGATGTGTCCAATGGAGGGATGAGCACCCTGGAGACGTTTGTGGCCAGTCTGGAGGAATTCCAGCCTGGACTAGTGGTTCTGTCTGGACTCCACATGATGGAAGGCATGGGGCGCACGCTGTGGGAGGAGCGACTCAGAGAG GCAGTAGCTGCCATCTCAGATGTCCGTAATGAGGTGCCCATCCACCTAGAGCTGGCCAGCATGACTGATAGAGATTACATGAGCAGCATCATGAAGGAG GTCATGCCCATCGTCAATTCCATTGGACTGAATGAACAAGAGCTGCTATTCCTGTCCCAGGCTGGAGGAGGCCCTCACTCCAGCCTTGCTGCCTGGGATGGCATACCTGACGTGGGCCGTGTTACTGACATCCTCCTTTGGGTCCTGGAGCAGCATGGCAGGGCAGACCCGGAATCTGAGGCCGACCTGACCCGGATACACTTCCACACCTTGGCCTACCACATCCTGGCCACTGTGGACGGGCACTGGGTGAATCAGCAGTCAGCAGTGGCAGCCGGGGCACGAGTAGCCAGCAGTCAGGCATGCGGCCTGCAGGCCGTGGATGTTAGCAAGGTAGCGCTCAAGGCACCTCAGAGCTTCTATAGCTCTTTCTCAGAGCCTAGAGAGAGCCTGGTATTGAACCCATCCAGCCCAGTTACTGTGTGGCGAAGGGGCAACGTGTCCTTTTATCTTACTCCAGTACTGGTATGCAAGCAGCCACTCCGGACAGTAGGACTTGGGGACGCTATCTCAGCAGAGGGACTGATATATTCTGAGATCGCACCCCAGTAG